The Humulus lupulus chromosome 3, drHumLupu1.1, whole genome shotgun sequence genome window below encodes:
- the LOC133822208 gene encoding protein-tyrosine-phosphatase MKP1-like: MLGEEDKDRFAGAASRRYSRSVSWTGQSPSKPANSNPKPQTNSKARSCLLPPLQPLSITRRNVEEWPRAGSDDLGVWPHPQTPRGSANPPASPNPEQTVREFQFKRDKLAFFDKECSRIADHIYLGSDAVAKNREILRQNGITHVLNCVGFVCPEYFKIDLVYKTLWLQDSPSEDITSILYDVFDYFEDVREQGGRVLVHCCQGVSRSTSLVIAYLMWRKNQSFEEAFQYVKAARGVTNPNMGFACQLLQCQKRVHAVPASPNSILRMYRMAPHSPYDPLHLVPKTANCPGVQALDSRGAFVVHVPSALYVWNGKNCNSVMSTSARAAAFQVIRYERANGPIRNIIEGEEPPEFWEALASGQSLPDDCGKVEMKKEDDKCPGRVEVAGEVGTEVGERKVDAYDLDYELFHKALAGGVVPPFSVSNTGSETCLPARENGWSRLRRKFSVGIMKELFTSSKFKCDTAPSSDVSDMVIDNYIQERQPVSLVDSPSSLASSTQLCGSPDSFECFPHGSPDRISEAFKQVEQLDPLPHPFSPPFCGSPDSFSRFPDCSPKFSSKSPTLSPSTSDYASSFSFSPSSSNWSDLSYLSSQQPSPSGLLDSTELYPIKNISLLDMFNKETNTPTHPEIFYDNHTFRTQTAGSPCKGLTPSIAERRGSNPPPRMLLSSVDESPQAPRTLGRSGSFSNPDLDDDGMKDLDYNQFENEDNREEVMLDVNIFSQANEVGSEIREKEEGGQTRLFTGEIIDEAAETVNLVLYKWPSLNKIVGPCVRELDSGSAFMLLAEEASLGRKNHCTLTLWLGREILQKKGQKLSEQNESGDLHWEMTARNFLNQMDLPLNIPVQVVREGQEPEQFLNHLSCLALQKTEEDVGHGK, translated from the exons ATGCTAGGCGAGGAAGATAAGGACCGGTTTGCCGGAGCTGCATCGAGAAGGTATTCTCGGTCAGTTTCTTGGACTGGCCAGTCACCATCTAAGCCTGCTAATTCTAATCCTAAGCCACAAACGAATAGTAAAGCTCGCTCTTGTTTGTTGCCACCACTTCAACCCCTTTCAATAACTCGGCGTAATGTTGAGGAGTGGCCACGAGCGGGTTCTGATGATCTTGGAGTTTGGCCTCATCCGCAAACCCCAAGAGGGTCTGCTAATCCACCAGCAAGTCCGAATCCGGAACAAACTGTAAGAGAATTCCAGTTTAAGAGGGATAAGCTTGCCTTTTTTGATAAAGAATGCTCTAGAATTGCTGATCATATATACTTAGGAAGTGATGCTGTGGCTAAGAACCGCGAGATTTTAAGGCAGAATGGGATCACTCATGTGCTTAATTGTGTTGGGTTTGTTTGTCCTGAGTATTTCAAGATTGATCTTGTGTACAAGACACTTTGGTTGCAGGATAGCCCATCTGAGGATATTACAAGTATACTTTATGATGTATTTGATTACTTTGAAGATGTTCGGGAGCAAGGTGGGCGGGTTCTTGTGCACTGTTGCCAGGGAGTGTCGAGATCAACTTCTCTGGTCATTGCATATCTCATGTGGAGGAAAAATCAGAGCTTCGAAGAGGCCTTTCAATATGTGAAGGCAGCCCGAGGTGTGACTAACCCCAATATGGGCTTTGCTTGTCAACTTTTGCAGTGCCAGAAGAGAGTTCATGCCGTGCCTGCCAGCCCAAATTCCATATTGAGGATGTATCGTATGGCCCCGCATTCTCCATACGATCCTCTACACCTTGTCCCCAAAACAGCAAACTGTCCTGGAGTTCAAGCACTTGATTCTCGTGGAGCGTTTGTTGTGCATGTTCCTTCTGCTTTATATGTTTGGAATGGAAAGAATTGCAACTCTGTGATGTCAACTAGTGCACGAGCAGCAGCCTTTCAGGTCATTAGGTATGAGAGGGCTAATGGTCCAATCAGGAATATTATAGAAGGAGAAGAGCCGCCAGAATTTTGGGAAGCTCTTGCCAGTGGGCAATCTTTACCAGATGATTGCGGGAAGGTGGAGATGAAAAAGGAAGATGACAAGTGTCCTGGAAGAGTTGAGGTTGCTGGAGAAGTTGGCACTGAGGTTGGTGAGAGGAAGGTCGATGCATATGATTTGGATTATGAACTTTTTCACAAGGCACTTGCTGGTGGGGTTGTGCCTCCTTTTTCAGTATCCAATACTGGATCTGAAACTTGCCTTCCTGCAAGGGAGAATGGATGGAGCAGGCTTAGACGGAAGTTTTCTGTAGGCATTATGAAAGAATTGTTCACGTCATCCAAATTTAAGTGTGACACTGCTCCATCTTCGGATGTATCGGACATGGTTATAGATAACTACATACAGGAAAGACAGCCTGTTTCTTTAGTTGATTCCCCTTCATCCTTGGCATCTTCAACCCAACTGTGTGGTTCCCCGGACTCCTTTGAATGTTTTCCTCATGGAAGCCCAGATAGGATATCAGAAGCATTTAAACAAGTAGAGCAGTTAGATCCTCTTCCTCATCCCTTCTCACCACCATTTTGTGGATCACCAGATTCTTTTTCTCGTTTTCCAGACTGCAGTCCTAAGTTTAGTTCTAAATCACCTACACTTTCACCTTCTACATCTGATTATGCTAGTTCATTTTCTTTTTCGCCCTCATCTTCTAACTGGTCTGACCTATCATACCTGTCCTCGCAGCAGCCTTCTCCGTCTGGCTTATTAGATTCAACAGAACTATATCCAATTAAGAATATTTCTTTGTTAGATATGTTTAACAAAGAAACTAATACCCCAACACATCCagaaatattttatgataatcaTACTTTTAGAACCCAAACTGCAGGCTCACCTTGTAAAGGGCTTACCCCCTCTATTGCCGAGCGTAGAGGGAGTAATCCACCACCTCGGATGTTGTTATCCTCTGTTGATGAATCACCTCAAGCTCCAAGAACTCTGGGACGATCTGGGTCTTTTTCTAATCCTGACCTTGATGATGATGGGATGAAGGATCTTGACTATAATCAATTTGAGAATGAAGACAATAGAGAAGAGGTAATGCTAGATGTGAATATCTTTAGTCAAGCAAATGAAGTAGGAAGTGAAATTAGAGAAAAAGAAGAGGGTGGTCAAACTCGTCTTTTTACAGGTGAAATAATCGATGAGGCTGCAGAAACGGTGAACCTAGTCTTATACAAGTGGCCTTCATTGAACAAAATTGTGGGACCTTGTGTTCGCGAACTCGACTCTGGATCAGCGTTTATGTTATTAGCTGAAGAAGCAAGTTTGGGAAGAAAAAACCATTGCACATTAACTCTCTGGTTGGGACGTGAAATCTTGCAGAAGAAAGGGCAGAAGCTCAGTGAGCAGAATGAGAGTGGCGATCTGCACTGGGAGATGACTGCTCGCAACTTCCTTAATCAAATGGACTTGCCATTGAACATTCCTGTCCAG GTGGTAAGAGAAGGACAAGAGCCAGAACAATTTTTAAACCATCTTAGTTGCTTAGCTCTGCAAAAGACAGAGGAGGACGTGGGACATGGTAAATAG
- the LOC133822209 gene encoding coilin isoform X1, protein MEGVRLRLVFDDRQLLSKSQKNEGLKRSWILLQPHHHTISDLSDYLLHVFDLDEACPDGLVLSIEGFALPPFESTCILKEEDVISIKKKRGLSTDIKRVRDGEKSLVVEEVVVKQPLHAGGMKLLANEEFERESGGYRSEAEEDEPDMLEDELHVDDTPKKKTVSKKRKASKKFQRSNDRRKRNKLANVEDVQSDVQPEENESSQQPSLPGKSTVKKGKSSEIDSESDDSSTRKIDEKADSIILCTPSKPSSGQAQLQENGKQNVASSHTLNGVEKLPSRSTRRKRAKRQRLREQAKARENEAQVLKADNQKPSSLQLHQAQVLQTDNQQSSRKDNGKSSKEYPQEKRNDEEDNIIPIVVRPGHIRFEPFGKEDADQAIPQLKITEVNFQWNGITSKRKGQQWGKEKTMFHKRSDQKKQNPESSDMLVNEEEEKKEEKKEDDQEKTTVDVPVDFDKLKPCSTLPQIGDTVAYRLVELSASWTPELSSFRVGKVSNCDSKSDKITLKQVPEYPIVFEERDEESEQPNVSLYAEDGSLEIDYCSLADVRIIKYGDANLNATKAKSVPNGVCQASSSRPISKEKAKSPVQENGKVDVWDEICETLNAKKAQLSQENNWNKKKDSAGSSSKSSSWSFRSLRGSALGPTMARLRAQNEL, encoded by the exons ATGGAGGGCGTGAGGCTTCGTCTCGTGTTCGACGACCGTCAACTACTAAGCAAGTCACAGAAGAATGAGGGACTGAAGCGAAGCTGGATTCTTCTCCAGCCACACCACCACACTATCTCCGACCTTTCTGATTATCTCCTCCATGTTTTCGACCTTGATGAAGCTTGTCCAGATGGCCTCGTCCTTTCG ATTGAAGGCTTTGCGTTACCACCGTTTGAGTCTACTTGTATTTTGAAGGAAGAAGATGTTATCAG CATAAAAAAGAAACGGGGTCTGTCTACTGATATCAAAAGAGTTCGTGATGGAGAGAAGTCTCTTGTGGTAGAAGAAGTAGTGGTGAAGCAACCCTTGCATGCCGGGGGCATGAAGCTTTTAGCTAATGAGGAGTTTGAAAGGGAGAGTGGAGGTTACCGAAGTGAAGCTGAAGAAGATGAACCTGACATGTTGGAAGATGAATTACATGTAGATGATACCCCAAAGAAGAAAACAGTTTCCAAGAAAAGGAAAGCTTCAAAGAAATTTCAGAGATCAAA TGACAGGAGGAAGAGAAATAAACTTGCGAATGTAGAAGATGTTCAGAGTGATGTGCAGCCTGAGGAGAATGAAAGTTCTCAGCAACCTAGTCTTCCGGGGAAGAGTACTGTCAAGAAAGGCAAATCATCTGAAATAGACAGTGAATCTGATGATTCAAGTACCCGAAAAATCGATGAAAAGGCTGATAGCATCATCTTATGTACTCCAAGTAAACCAAG TTCCGGTCAGGCTCAGCTACAGGAGAATGGCAAGCAAAATGTGGCTTCCTCTCATACATTGAATGGAGTTGAAAAG TTACCTAGTAGAAGTACTCGGCGTAAAAGGGCCAAAAGACAACGGTTGAGAGAACAAGCGAAGGCCAGAGAAAATGAG GCACAAGTACTTAAAGCAGATAATCAGAAACCATCAAGTTTGCAGTTACATCAAGCACAAGTTCTCCAAACAGATAACCAGCAGTCATCTCGCAAAGATAATGGCAAAAGTTCCAAAGAATATCCACAAGAGAAACGTAATGATGAAGAGGATAACATAATCCCCATTGTGGTGAGGCCAGGACACATTCGCTTTGAGCCATTTGGAAAAG AGGATGCAGATCAAGCTATTCCACAGCTCAAAATTACAGAG GTAAATTTTCAGTGGAATGGGATCACAAGTAAGAGGAAGGGTCAACAGTGGGGTAAAGAGAAGACAATGTTTCATAAAAGGAGTGATCAGAAAAAACAGAACCCGGAGAGTTCTGATATGCTGgttaatgaagaagaagaaaagaaagaagaaaaaaaagaagatgatCAAGAGAAAACTACTGTAGATGTTCCTGTAGACTTTGATAAGCTTAAACCATGTAGCACTTTGCCCCAG ATAGGTGATACAGTGGCATATCGTTTGGTTGAGTTATCAGCATCCTGGACTCCTGAACTCTCATCTTTCCGA GTTGGAAAAGTATCAAACTGTGATTCTAAATCTGATAAGATTACTCTAAAACAAGTTCCCGAGTATCCAATTGTTTTTGAGGAGAGGGATGAGGAATCTGAGCAACCAAATGTGTCTCTCTACGCTGAAGATGGCTCTCTTGAG ATAGATTATTGTTCTCTTGCTGATGTTCGAATCATCAAGTATGGTGATGCCAACTTGAACGCAACTAAAGCTAAATCAGTCCCAAATGGGGTCTGCCAAGCTTCAAGTTCTAGGCCCATCTCTAAGGAGAAAGCCAAGTCCCCAGTACAAG AAAACGGGAAAGTGGATGTGTGGGATGAAATCTGCGAGACCCTGAATGCAAAGAAAGCACAGCTGTCCCAGGAGAACAACTGGAATAAGAAAAAGGATTCAGCAGGGAGCTCATCCAAGAGTTCATCATGGTCTTTTAGGTCCTTGAGAGGTAGTGCACTGGGCCCAACAATGGCTCGTTTAAGAGCACAAAACGAGCTATGA
- the LOC133822209 gene encoding coilin isoform X2 has protein sequence MKLLANEEFERESGGYRSEAEEDEPDMLEDELHVDDTPKKKTVSKKRKASKKFQRSNDRRKRNKLANVEDVQSDVQPEENESSQQPSLPGKSTVKKGKSSEIDSESDDSSTRKIDEKADSIILCTPSKPSSGQAQLQENGKQNVASSHTLNGVEKLPSRSTRRKRAKRQRLREQAKARENEAQVLKADNQKPSSLQLHQAQVLQTDNQQSSRKDNGKSSKEYPQEKRNDEEDNIIPIVVRPGHIRFEPFGKEDADQAIPQLKITEVNFQWNGITSKRKGQQWGKEKTMFHKRSDQKKQNPESSDMLVNEEEEKKEEKKEDDQEKTTVDVPVDFDKLKPCSTLPQIGDTVAYRLVELSASWTPELSSFRVGKVSNCDSKSDKITLKQVPEYPIVFEERDEESEQPNVSLYAEDGSLEIDYCSLADVRIIKYGDANLNATKAKSVPNGVCQASSSRPISKEKAKSPVQENGKVDVWDEICETLNAKKAQLSQENNWNKKKDSAGSSSKSSSWSFRSLRGSALGPTMARLRAQNEL, from the exons ATGAAGCTTTTAGCTAATGAGGAGTTTGAAAGGGAGAGTGGAGGTTACCGAAGTGAAGCTGAAGAAGATGAACCTGACATGTTGGAAGATGAATTACATGTAGATGATACCCCAAAGAAGAAAACAGTTTCCAAGAAAAGGAAAGCTTCAAAGAAATTTCAGAGATCAAA TGACAGGAGGAAGAGAAATAAACTTGCGAATGTAGAAGATGTTCAGAGTGATGTGCAGCCTGAGGAGAATGAAAGTTCTCAGCAACCTAGTCTTCCGGGGAAGAGTACTGTCAAGAAAGGCAAATCATCTGAAATAGACAGTGAATCTGATGATTCAAGTACCCGAAAAATCGATGAAAAGGCTGATAGCATCATCTTATGTACTCCAAGTAAACCAAG TTCCGGTCAGGCTCAGCTACAGGAGAATGGCAAGCAAAATGTGGCTTCCTCTCATACATTGAATGGAGTTGAAAAG TTACCTAGTAGAAGTACTCGGCGTAAAAGGGCCAAAAGACAACGGTTGAGAGAACAAGCGAAGGCCAGAGAAAATGAG GCACAAGTACTTAAAGCAGATAATCAGAAACCATCAAGTTTGCAGTTACATCAAGCACAAGTTCTCCAAACAGATAACCAGCAGTCATCTCGCAAAGATAATGGCAAAAGTTCCAAAGAATATCCACAAGAGAAACGTAATGATGAAGAGGATAACATAATCCCCATTGTGGTGAGGCCAGGACACATTCGCTTTGAGCCATTTGGAAAAG AGGATGCAGATCAAGCTATTCCACAGCTCAAAATTACAGAG GTAAATTTTCAGTGGAATGGGATCACAAGTAAGAGGAAGGGTCAACAGTGGGGTAAAGAGAAGACAATGTTTCATAAAAGGAGTGATCAGAAAAAACAGAACCCGGAGAGTTCTGATATGCTGgttaatgaagaagaagaaaagaaagaagaaaaaaaagaagatgatCAAGAGAAAACTACTGTAGATGTTCCTGTAGACTTTGATAAGCTTAAACCATGTAGCACTTTGCCCCAG ATAGGTGATACAGTGGCATATCGTTTGGTTGAGTTATCAGCATCCTGGACTCCTGAACTCTCATCTTTCCGA GTTGGAAAAGTATCAAACTGTGATTCTAAATCTGATAAGATTACTCTAAAACAAGTTCCCGAGTATCCAATTGTTTTTGAGGAGAGGGATGAGGAATCTGAGCAACCAAATGTGTCTCTCTACGCTGAAGATGGCTCTCTTGAG ATAGATTATTGTTCTCTTGCTGATGTTCGAATCATCAAGTATGGTGATGCCAACTTGAACGCAACTAAAGCTAAATCAGTCCCAAATGGGGTCTGCCAAGCTTCAAGTTCTAGGCCCATCTCTAAGGAGAAAGCCAAGTCCCCAGTACAAG AAAACGGGAAAGTGGATGTGTGGGATGAAATCTGCGAGACCCTGAATGCAAAGAAAGCACAGCTGTCCCAGGAGAACAACTGGAATAAGAAAAAGGATTCAGCAGGGAGCTCATCCAAGAGTTCATCATGGTCTTTTAGGTCCTTGAGAGGTAGTGCACTGGGCCCAACAATGGCTCGTTTAAGAGCACAAAACGAGCTATGA